A region from the Diadema setosum chromosome 17, eeDiaSeto1, whole genome shotgun sequence genome encodes:
- the LOC140240943 gene encoding sialidase-1-like has product MEQQLLWVSGGDEVGAYRIPLLSYTPKGNLLAICEARKNGRSDEGPKFLAMRRSEDKGLSWQPQVFVLNDGALPDGLNLGAVLVDNVTQTIFVFYQICSHYYKCDMAVQYYIKSVDDGVSWSKPYNLSKQIGTRMFDPGPGYGVQKKYAPHIGRLIVCGHSTLPGDGMFCLLSDDHGNTWRYGGEIKSIPYNTKKVKGDFVPDECQPIELPDGSIMVNVRNQYQYHCHCRMIMMSYDGASTFKVDDLRFDTTLVDPTVAASILYHNGVLFFTNPESETSRVDLTLRWSYNNGTTWAGALNIWPKASGYSTMTAIPNSISDHKFIYILYERGERIYSQYLALARISLNGKL; this is encoded by the exons ATGGAACAGCAGTTGCTCTGGGTCAGTGGCGGAGATGAGGTGGGAGCCTACCGCATCCCGCTCCTCTCCTACACCCCCAAGGGCAACCTCCTCGCCATCTGTGAGGCCAGGAAGAACGGCAGATCGGACGAAGGTCCAAAATTCCTGGCAATGAGAAGGTCTGAGGACAAAG GTCTCTCATGGCAACCCCAAGTGTTTGTCCTGAATGATGGAGCGTTACCCGATGGACTCAACCTAGGCGCCGTCCTTGTTGACAACGTCACACAGACCATCTTCGTCTTCTACCAGATCTGCAGCCACTACTACAAGTGTGACATGGCTGTGCAGTACTACATCAAGAGTGTGGATGATGGCGTATCATGGAGTAAGCCGTACAACCTGTCGAAGCAGATCGGCACCAGGATGTTCGATCCAGGCCCAGGCTATGGGGTCCAG AAAAAGTATGCCCCTCATATTGGCCGACTGATCGTATGTGGGCATTCCACCTTGCCAGGTGATGGGATGTTCTGTCTTCTGAGTGATGACCATGGCAACACTTGGAGGTATGGAGGGGAGATCAAAAGCATCCCTTACAAtaccaaaaaggtcaaaggtgactTTGTACCAGATGAATGCCAG CCAATAGAACTGCCCGATGGATCAATCATGGTCAATGTGAGGAACCAGTACCAGTACCACTGCCACTGTCGAATGATCATGATGAGCTATGATGGGGCATCGACCTTCAAGGTGGACGACCTGCGCTTTGACACGACCTTGGTTGACCCTACAGTGGCTGCTTCAATCCTCTACCACAATGGAGTTCTGTTCTTTACCAATCCAGAGAGTGAAACCAGTC GCGTTGACTTGACACTGCGATGGAGCTACAACAACGGCACAACATGGGCAGGAGCTCTCAACATCTGGCCAAAGGCCAGTGGTTACAGTACGATGACCGCCATCCCCAACAGCATCTCCGACCACAAgttcatatatattttgtacgaGAGGGGTGAGAGAATATACTCCCAGTACTTAGCCTTGGCTAGGATCAGTCTGAATGGAAAACTCTAG